In Amphiura filiformis chromosome 1, Afil_fr2py, whole genome shotgun sequence, the following are encoded in one genomic region:
- the LOC140142006 gene encoding uncharacterized protein: MSQNDTIMNELTKQVAHCVRKSLGATQESWEENVASDMRLLTEGCSHAEARRLFIKSCIRDSLAKVIFTVEKLDAWSSLTTNPANSELWARFFANKNIFSTTLFDISSPQCSESYRIERRLFHYKFPFFKVFHEEIQSYRSKVLEHITVDIAFSTKRLSEQLAKMIKQKYPELEDVQGGLFQDDFMNMVSSEFLPQCDLDHRITITKWFLMKNGLPGVTDDTPPYVQIARCYVALWTDHMLARVVGLIAKACISKDFQIIQILCSIDNSIYRHQQQVDIRETASLSLEADDNFSSVIPEARLVDGMHDEYTHCEEICFLLVSEVCKKVLPILENVELCGGIVEWQKKASIIASHASFVNGDSPWLHFLTLCIDVSRLLISKRQQSCATDLHKLGESALTTDGIDSDCSTTCLLSRTTFEAYLNILHNFQGREKDDLVCLYIGRCLEVDPTTELLPTFISIIRNETTHDLVSGARAVIYTLINMDLSECLYSHKDDVESCWRAILSSESFIELNMKCMETLDQYLVNQVAPFDCPFNTVCCDVLQEYLFQSISKESSDLKRQDISDVVVKTISGATKMSMKFLCAIAYVRTIFKVFSACFEDLVDNIVFYTEITKTVISKLLPSTANPLIKALNFSFVSSMENRELRSGDPEKYAEYLSAKYLPEFIQEYRTGRNKNRRHLNYNPLAYATAFDEVYQAFAIGKEDQLRGKLLEVDFRLAFVGVIIDKVYLQRAAKIVFEQEDAKLKGKLSEWFKQESLDHNSFTDFVDRLIKTSSHAKHTKLKPTWLKLQPESVLKDVQKASVVVHIGAIIYSGDISGAFLQFLTPRARIGNLYLPASGIPTVTFDNMKKPLPEIFQYSCKCGQTSLVDPQHLSTFLKCSSCTSVIIHDRLHQVQVSPKTMRNDDQKGYHCFKDASIDHQSLFLGIRSLSPVSYRIIKLLFNCSALLGCCVDKNVKRSISKVIRPAGFASTEKKHLEHVRIFLSESIDMDFEALTKLLNLDYDEVTMLLHAILRESMNIISDPAHRYHWTDQTDRNRFEQDLALVIEKTVRGMHREIHTFKETNSKTPHFMSCNTNIDRLLLDIPSASFEDCRASFLSHGPRSFQSHPFLYLIFRRCGVLSYLKYLPALLEWNLYISNHLCYRIDSLTAEIRTHRDILQDLQCQTRKDSYETKFKEFENAWNEVCKGWKTLTGEDGEPQLMSLDTPVIASLLPRRKPRNDMKRIIETLQEAQNEFLNEVAALELNHHELCLDVITKDYNTVCIPWVDLKMRRKNGIIRFSEESVCILYHDLDCNPVLRNQYDFGQIEKKVVEDVIIHSAFLTSENLFGSFEFTDDFFHTCTAILFDVEAAVEQKELDINVSESLDRHLAPTLLELLEIALVFLKRTGGDPNELLSQYIESSYSNYAVSKIKIILCQNAGIRLKNIVDLYLKVEDIVAEDKSKTVPMQYKDPLDKSAKKALADRCMKASLNDTALKQISTILKRFMCRYLRSSKVDPSKKLFHVLLDKDFKVMKDMTEDIRNHIECVVKDELTVANTKAVADIIAEALQKRKSTQLQRTKRSRGGGRFRNSKGSC, translated from the exons ATGTCACAGAATGACACAATTATGAACGAACTCACTAAACAGGTCGCACATTGTGTTCGCAAATCCTTAGGAGCAACCCAAGAATCGTGGGAAGAAAATGTAGCTTCAGACATGCGTTTACTCACGGAAGGGTGTTCACATGCGGAAGCCCGGAGACTCTTCATCAAAAGTTGCATACGTGATAGCCTTGCTAAGGTTATTTTTACTGTGGAGAAACTGGACGCATGGAGCAGTCTTACGACAAACCCTGCCAACAGTGAACTGTGGGCCAGGTTTTTTGCCAACAAGAATATATTTTCTACTACATTATTTGATATATCTTCACCTCAATGCAGTGAATCGTACAGGATAGAGAGACGTTTGTTTCATTACAAGTTTCCCTTTTTCAAGGTATTTCACGAAGAAATTCAATCATATCGAAGCAAAGTTTTGGAACACATCACGGTGGACATTGCTTTTTCAACAAAACGTCTTAGCGAACAACTGGCAAAAATGATCAAACAAAAGTATCCAGAATTAGAAGATGTACAAGGTGGTCTGTTTCAGGATGACTTTATGAACATGGTCTCCAGCGAGTTTCTTCCACAATGTGACTTGGATCATCGCATAACTATTACAAAATGGTTTCTTATGAAAAATGGACTTCCTGGTGTCACAGATGATACTCCGCCGTATGTGCAAATAGCTAGGTGTTATGTTGCATTATGGACAGATCACATGCTAGCGAGGGTTGTTGGACTCATCGCAAAAGCTTGCATTTCGAAAGATTTCCAAATTATCCAAATACTATGTTCCATAGACAATAGTATATATCGTCACCAGCAGCAAGTAGACATAAGAGAAACAGCTTCTTTATCTCTCGAAGCGGACGACAATTTCTCGTCAGTTATTCCTGAAGCGCGGTtggttgatggtatgcatgatgaATACACACACTGTGAGGAAATTTGTTTTCTGCTTGTATCCGAAGTCTGTAAAAAAGTATTACCAATTCTGGAAAATGTGGAATTATGTGGTGGGATTGTTGAGTGGCAAAAGAAAGCTAGCATTATTGCCTCACATGCATCTTTCGTAAATGGCGATTCGCCATGGTTACACTTTTTGACATTGTGTATCGATGTTTCTAGATTGCTCATTTCAAAGCGGCAACAGTCTTGCGCTACTGATTTGCATAAACTAGGTGAAAGTGCCCTAACAACAGACGGCATAGATAGTGACTGTTCAACGACGTGTCTTCTCTCCAGAACGACATTCGAAGCATATCTCAACATACTGCACAATTTTCAAGGTCGCGAAAAGGATGACTTAGTTTGTCTTTACATTGGTCGTTGTCTTGAAGTGGATCCAACCACAGAACTTCTACCGACCTTTATAAGCATCATAAGGAACGAAACTACTCATGATCTTGTCTCCGGGGCTAGAGCAGTCATATATACGCTCATAAACATGGACCTGTCTGAATGCCTATATTCCCATAAGGATGACGTTGAATCATGCTGGCGGGCCATTCTTTCATCCGAGAGCTTCATTGAGCTGAATATGAAATGTATGGAGACGCTTGATCAGTACCTTGTAAATCAAGTAGCCCCGTTTGATTGCCCATTTAACACCGTTTGCTGCGATGTACTCCAAGAATATTTATTTCAATCCATCAGCAAAGAGTCGTCTGATTTGAAACGGCAAGATATCTCAGATGTGGTTGTCAAAACGATCTCTGGTGCAACAAAGATGTCGATGAAATTTCTCTGCGCTATAGCGTACGTTCGCACGATATTCAAAGTCTTTAGTGCTTGTTTTGAAGATCTGGTGGACAACATAGTATTTTATACTGAAATTACCAAAACGGTTATCAGCAAGTTGCTTCCTTCAACAGCCAACCCACTCATAAAAGCATTGAATTTCAGTTTTGTTTCTTCCATGGAAAACCGTGAACTTAGAAGTGGTGATCCTGAGAAGTATGCAGAATATTTGAGTGCGAAATATTTGCCAGAGTTTATACAAGAGTATAGAACAGGACGAAACAAAAATAGGCGACATTTGAATTACAATCCTTTAGCGTACGCTACGGCATTCGATGAAGTTTACCAGGCTTTTGCAATAGGAAAAGAAGACCAATTAAGAGGAAAGCTACTTGAAGTTGATTTCAGATTAGCGTTTGTTGGAGTAATCATTGACAAAGTATATCTTCAAAGAGCTGCGAAGATTGTTTTTGAACAAGAGGATGCGAAATTAAAAGGCAAGCTATCGGAGTGGTTTAAACAGGAAAGTCTTGACCACAATTCTTTCACTGATTTTGTCGACCGCCTCATAAAAACATCTTCACATGCAAAACACACTAAGTTAAAACCTACTTGGTTAAAATTACAACCAGAAAGCGTACTCAAGGACGTACAAAAGGCGTCAGTTGTTGTTCATATCGGGGCGATTATATATTCAGGAGATATCTCAGGGGCCTTTTTGCAGTTCCTGACGCCCCGTGCTCGCATCGGTAATCTATACCTACCTGCATCTGGGATACCTACAGTGACATTTGATAATATGAAGAAACCTCTTCCAGAAATATTCCAATATAGCTGCAAATGTGGTCAGACTAGTTTAGTAGATCCACAACATCTAAGCACATTTCTTAAATGTAGTTCTTGTACATCTGTTATTATACACGACCGTCTGCACCAAGTTCAAGTTTCACCAAAAACGATGCGAAATGATGATCAAAAAGGATACCACTGTTTTAAGGATGCTTCTATAGATCACCAATCTCTTTTTCTGGGAATAAGGTCTTTGTCACCTGTGTCGTACAGAATTATCAAATTACTGTTCAATTGTTCAGCTCTACTAGGCTGTTGCGTTGATAAGAATGTGAAGCGTTCTATCTCGAAAGTCATTAGACCTGCGGGTTTTGCATCAACAGAGAAAAAACATTTAGAACATGTTAGGATATTTTTGAGTGAATCTATTGATATGGACTTTGAAGCACTGACAAAACTACTTAATTTAGACTATGATGAGGTTACTATGTTGCTACACGCCATACTTAGAGAAAGTATGAACATTATTTCTGATCCTGCTCATAGGTACCACTGGACAGATCAGACGGACAGAAATCGGTTTGAACAGGATTTGGCATTAGTTATTGAGAAGACTGTAAGAGGTATGCATCGGGAGATTCATACCTTTAAGGAAACGAATTCAAAAACGCCTCACTTTATGTCTTGTAATACGAATATAGATAGACTCTTATTGGACATACCCTCAGCATCCTTTGAAGATTGCAGAGCCTCCTTTCTTTCTCACGGACCACGCAGTTTTCAATCGCATCCATTTTTGTACCTTATTTTTCGCCGATGTGGAGTCTTGTCATATTTAAAGTATTTGCCTGCTTTACTTGAGTGGAACTTATACATAAGCAATCATTTGTGTTACCGCATTGACAGTTTGACAGCGGAAATCAGAACACATCGTGATATTTTGCAAGATTTGCAGTGCCAAACTCGCAAGGATTCCTACGAGACCAAATTTAAAGAATTCGAAAATGCGTGGAATGAAGTTTGCAAGGGATGGAAAACTCTAACAGGGGAAGATGGAGAACCTCAGTTAATGAGTTTGGATACTCCAGTCATAGCCAGTTTGCTTCCAAGACGAAAGCCGCGGAATGACATGAAACGCATTATTGAAACGCTTCAAGAAGCTCAAAATGAATTTTTGAATGAAGTGGCCGCCCTCGAACTTAACCACCATGAATTGTGCTTAGATGTTATCACAAAAGACTACAACACTGTTTGCATACCGTGGGTGGATCTCAAAATGAGAAGGAAAAATGGAATCATTCGCTTTAGCGAGGAAAGTGTGTGTATTTTATACCATGATCTAGATTGCAACCCAGTGTTACGTAATCAGTATGACTTTGGTCAGATAGAAAAGAAAGTAGTAGAAGATGTCATAATTCACAGTGCTTTTCTTACAAGTGAAAACCTTTTCGGAAGTTTTGAATTTACAGACGACTTTTTTCATACATGCACTGCCATTTTATTCGATGTTGAAGCGGCAGTTGAACAAAAGGAACTAGACATCAACGTCAGTGAATCACTCGATCGCCATCTCGCGCCAACTTTGCTTGAACTATTGGAAATTGCGTTGGTGTTTTTGAAACGAACCGGTGGCGACCCGAATGAGCTGCTAAGTCAGTACATAGAGAGCTCATATTCCAATTATGCAGTTTCAAAAATCAAGATCATTCTTTGCCAGAACGCGGGTATACGGCTAAAAAACATTGTAGATCTGTATCTGAAGGTTGAAGATATAGTTGCTGAGGATAAGAGTAAAACAGTGCCTATGCAATATAAAGACCCACTAGACAAGTCGGCTAAAAAGGCGCTCGCAGATCGGTGTATGAAGGCCTCCTTGAATGATACTGCTCTGAAACAAATTTCAACTATTTTGAAAAGATTCATGTGCCGCTATCTGCGATCTTCCAAAGTTGATCCTTCAAAGAAACTGTTTCATGTTCTGCTGGATAAGGATTTCAAAGTGATGAAGGACATGACAGAAGATATCCGGAACCACATCGAATGTGTTGTGAAAGATGAATTGACTGTGGCGAATACGAAAGCTGTTGCAGACATAATAGCAGAAGCATTACAG AAAAGAAAATCAACACAGCTGCAAAGGACGAAGAGGTCGAGGGGTGGAGGAAGATTCCGTAATTCGAAG